ATTCTATGGATAGTTGCTGGAAGAAGCAAGGAAGGTGCTTGAGATGTGGAAGTAGTGAGCACCAAATCTCAGGATGTCCAAAGGTGCAGGAAGGAACTCCTCAGAAAGCTAGACCAAACACTTCTGGAGGGAGCCGGCCAACAGTTCCTGCCAGAGTGTATGCTATAGATGATCAACCCGTACCTGATTCCTCGGAAGTTGTGGAAGGTACACTTCCAATTTGTCATAGATTAGCTAAAGTGTTAATTGACCCTGGTGCAACGCATTCATTTGTAAATCCATCTTTTATGTCTGGAATAGATGTGCAACCCGTTAGATTaccctttgatcttgaaattaTGACACCCATGGGTAATAGAAAGGTAATCACTAGCTTGGCCTATAAGAATTGTGAATTCTATATCGGAGAACAGAAAATGCTAGTGGATCTGATCGGTCTGGATATAAAGGGTTACGATGTTATCATAGGAATGGATTTCCTAGGCCATCATCATGCTAAGCTTGATTGCCGAGcgaaagtggtagaattttgTATACCTGGAGAAGCAACTTTGAGGTTAGATGTTAAAGGTAGGTTAGCATCTTCTGCCATGATCTCGGGAATACGAGCAAGGAAAATGTTATCtaaaggagctcaaggtttTCTAGCCTTTTTGATTAATACTCCCAGTGATCAGGTAAAGTTAGAGGATGTGCCAGTAGTgcgggaatttccggatgtttttcctgaaaaaTTAAAGGCTTTACCGCCAGAGAGAGAAGTGGAGTTTAAGATCGACATGGTGCCTGGAACGGCTCCGATCTCTAGGACCCATATCGAATGGCTCCTGCTGAGCTTAAGGAGTTGAAGGTCCAATTACAAGACCTGTTGGAaaaaggttttgtgaaggaaagtGACTCACCATGGGGAGCACCcgttctatttgttaagaaaaaggacgggagtttgaggctatgtatcgattaccgagggttaaatgaggttactattaagaataaataccctctaccgTTGATTGATAGTTTGTTCGACCAACTGCAAGGATCAGTGGTCTTCTCTAAGTTGGATTTAAGGCAAGGGTATTACCAGCTGAAGATTAAGAAGGAagacatacccaagactgcttttagtacaagatatggacattttgagttcgcagtcatgccttttggtttaactaatgcaccagctgcatttatggatttgatgcagagaatttttaagaaataccTGGACCAATTTGTAGTAGTTTTCATAGATGATATTTTGATATACTCCAAGACTCAGGAGGAACACGTTAAACACTTGGAGATAGTATTGCAGATACTAAGAGAGCATAAGTTGTATGCAAAATTCagcaagtgcgagttttggttaGAAGAGATTTCTTTTTTAGGGCATAAGGTTTCCAAAGATGGAATTGCCGTGGATCCGGCAAAAGTTGAAGCTGTTATGAATTGGAAGCGGCCAGAAACTCCAACTGAAATCAGAAGTTTCTTGGGTTTAGCAGGTTATTATAGGCGAtttatccaggatttttcgaagaTTGCAGGACCTATGACCGAGTTAACCAAGAAAGGAAATAAGTTTATCTGGACTCCAAAATGCGagtcaagttttcaggagttaaagaggCGTTTAACATCCGCTCCTGTTTTGGTGTTACCTGACGGAAACGAAGGTTATGCCGTGTACTCCGATGCCTCTGGAGAAGGTCtcggatgtgttttaatgcaaaagggTAAAGTAATTGCTTATGCTTCCAGGAGATTGATGCCTCATGAACAGAACTACTCAACTCATGACCTAGAGTTAGCAGCAGTGATTTTcgccttaaagaaatggagacactacttgtatggcgtgacttttgaggtttttacagatcataAGAGCCTCAAGTATCTGTTCTCCCAaaaggaactgaatttgagacaaaggcgatgggtagaatttttggaagattatgattgttcgatcaactaccatccaggaaaagcaaatgtggtagctgacGCTTTAAGTAGAAAGGCCCAAATAGCGGGGTTGATGGTTAAAGAATGGGACATGCTAGAAGAAATAAGTAATTGGAACCCTCGCTTGGAGAAATTGAAGATATTATTTGGGAATCTATCTCTGAAATCACCATTACTAGAGCGTATTAAGGAGGCTCAGGAATCGGACCCGGTGATTCAGAAGAATTTggagaaagtgcaaaaaggggaaATTCTAGATTTTAAATTGGGAGCTGAAGGTGTATTGAGGTTTCGAGATCGTATTGTGATTCCGGCAGATGAAGAGatcagaaaagaaattttggaagaatcaCATCGATCAAAGTATACCATACATCCGGGAGTGACCAAGATGTATCATGATGTGAAGAGTTTATATTGGTGGGAAGGTTTGAAAAAGGATGTGGCAGAGTATGTACAGAAATGTTTAACTTGTCAACAAGTAAAAGCAGAGCATCAGAAGCCCTCTGGTTTGTTGCAACCGTTAGAAattcctgaatggaaatgggaacacatcaccatggattttgtaacgggactgcctaaaagtcaaaaaggatttgatgcaatttgggtaatagtcgATCGACTCACTAAGTCTGCACATTTCCTACCTGTGAGCATGAGTTTTTCATTGGAGAAaagttgtacacagaagagatcCTAAGGCTACATGGTATTCCAGTGAGTATCGTGTCCGACCGAGATCCAAGGTTTGTCTCGCGTTTTTGACAGAAATTCCAAGAGTCtttggggaccaagttgaaatTTAGTACTGCGTACCATCCCCAAACCGATGGGCAATCGGAAAGGACAATCCAAACTTTGGAGGACCTGCTGAGAtcgtgtatattggattttggaggtaaatggaGTAAATATGTGACCTTGgtagaatttgcatataataatagctatcaggcttcgattcaaatggcaccttatgaagctttgtacgggagaaggtgtcgatctccgattcattgggatgaagttggagaaAAGAAGATTATAGACCCTACAGCCATACCTTGGATAGAAGAAGCCCAGGAGAAGGTGAAACTAATTAgagaaaggcttcaaattgcccaaagtagacaaaagagctacgccgacacaaggaggaaagatttggagtttgaaatagGGGACAAGGTTTTCTtaagagttaaacccttgaagagcGGAGTAGTATCTAAGAAAGGTAAGAAACTGAAGCCAAGGTATATCggaccttttgaaattttgaggaaagttgggaatgtagcataCCAGCTGAAATTGCCTGCAAGCATGGCTAGGATTCACGATGTATTTCATGTATCCATGCTTAGGAAATATTACCCCGACCCAAGCCATGTGCTGCAACTAGAAGGAATTGAAGTGAATGAAACGTTAACATATGAGGAAGGACCAGttaagattttggaaagagaagtaaAGGAGctgagaaataagaaaattcctcTGGTAAAAATgttatggagaaatcatgggcttgaggaagcaacctgggaattagaagaggaaatgcgaaggaAGCACCCCAATTTATTTCCttagaaagaatgaattttgagggCAAAATTcttgtaaggaggggaggatgtgagaaccttgaattttgcagAAATACCAATGCTTACTTCGACTTCACTTTTATTTAGCCTTCGTATTCTTTAAATCTTTTCTAGTATTACTTTCACTCGCTTTTAGATACTAGTGCATAATCCCTTCGTAATTCTTGTTCTAATCTACCACGTTAGTTCATTTGTTGTAAACAagtatataaaaataatttttgtgtgCAAAATAACATAACGGTGCTAACTATTAAAGCACTTAGCTTTGCTACACTAAGTTAATAATTCTTGAGTTGTAttatgttttcttgttttcaaataaGTAGTTAAACACACGTTATAATTGAAGAATGATATAATTTCCCTAGACTATGAATTTCTTAGTTTTACtatactaaattaatatcttAGAGTTAAGAATTAATTCTTCGTACTAACATATTAAAATTAGGATCTTAATTTCCTTGACTCAAACAATTTAAATGACAACCAATCGATAACCTTAATTTCCTTAAAATAAATTCCAATTAGTACTAACGTCAAATGTTAGATTTTTATaacaaggtcaaacttgattttaataagttAATAAAGTACAAAtgctaggaaccttaatattaattCGTAACCGATTATATTCGATAAAACGGTTTCGGTATATTAGTGTAGAATTAGGCCTTCAAATTTCAATGAGTGATAAGTATTGGATTTAAGATAGAATTGAGGATTGAGAAGAGGTTAGGGGGCAAAGTGAATGGACCAAAATGCCCTCCACAATTCCACAAAATCTCCACTATACCACAACCATCATCATGCACGGCCAAACATTTCCTTGTTCAGCCTTCCATTGCCGCCCCAATTAGCCAATCAAAACCTCACCAATTCCATACGCAAACCTTCTCCACTGCAGTACACAAGCTCTGCTAACAGCTCTTCTACTAAGCCGGCACCATACAATTTCCTCTCCATTTCCTATCTAAAGCTATCATCTCATTCTGCCGAACCAAACAACCCTCGGACAGCTGCTTCAGCACCGCACCACTCAACCAATCGCAGCTCACTACCAACTCCACACTCAACCGTAAACCATCTTCCTCAAACCGCGACTCCTCTTCATTCAGCAACCATACAATTCCACTGAAACCACAGCACTCCGTCTTCATAGTGAAAAGCTAGCAaccgagagcaagagagggagagctGCTCACCTCGTGAGTATCGACTGAAGGAAGCCGCGAGCTGCGTTTTCTTTCTGTCCCTGTTCTGTCCAAAAGCTGAGGGAAGAGACCAGGGAACCATCACCTCTAATTTCACCCAACTTCACAGCTGCAACACCACCAGCCTCCACCTCCATCAGTCGGAACCACCACACCAATCCAAACCAGAAACCCTGTCGCGTGCGTGAAAGCCGAGAGGGagcagaaattttccagattttcgtgcGTGTGAGCTAGCTTGCTGTGAGGTAAATTTTCTGGAATAAAATGGATGATCCGAGGTAGTTTAAGCTAGCTGTGATCTTGCATGTGTTCATTTGTGCCATCGGATGTTGAAATCAAAGCTGTGGAAAATTCTGTTTCGGCTAGATGGTTCTGCCGAGGAGCTGAGCTGATAGTGCAGCTCTATTTCTGTTTTTCTGGGACAATCTGAGCACCTAAGTGTACTTAGCTGAATGAAAACTGGATgattaagaccatgcatgttgaTTGTGCTTTCAGATGATAATGGTAGAGCttaagaaaattctgttttaagAGCAAAATGTCTTAGCCGAGAAGATGATTGGAAGTGCAGCTTTAATGTGTTTTTCTGAAGTGATCTGAGCCTGAAATGGTGATTAATTAACTGGAACTTGGATGATTATTGTGACTAGGGCCTTGCATGATCAATTTATGCAGTCGGATGAAGAATTAAAAAGCTTAGGAAATTTTGTTTTGATGAAAAAGTTGCTATCGAGAGGTTATCTTGTTATTATAGCCTCATTTGGTTTGGTTATTCTGTTTCGAGCCTCTAATTGTGACCCACTAGTAAATTATAAGATGATTAAGCTATGCATGGAGTTAATGAGTTAGTTTGAACCAGGAAATAAACAAAATCAAAGTGCAATCCGTTCATGTATGTTCATCCGTGGCTGATGGAcaaaaatttctggattttctgGATGATCTTAATTGCTGAATGAATCTGATTTTGAAGTGGAAAATTTTAATAGCAAGCTAAGTGTTTAACTGCTGAAATTGAGTACCTAAAACCCTGTTTAAACTAAGGAAAACTTGGATTTTTGTAAACCtttagctgctggaaattttgttGATATCCAAGTGGTACGAACCAGAATTTCAGTTGTTCTTGGAAATTGCAattagtttttggaaattt
This region of Coffea arabica cultivar ET-39 chromosome 3c, Coffea Arabica ET-39 HiFi, whole genome shotgun sequence genomic DNA includes:
- the LOC140037861 gene encoding uncharacterized protein, producing MDRQVIGRSRGRPTRQHPEAGGDREPEVDQDQGQEGVAGDRVATAIDRITEVLERLTDRQTTEPVHQPGGPVDSDDRALERFLKFGPPKFYGGPEPEVAEGWWERITEIFAALNYTEERKVTFATFQFEGADRSWWNLEKREDDFIRCKQGAMSVAEYEVQFTKLSRFAPELIATEQRRVRRFVQGLNVELQESLAVVRIDTFAEAVERAQRVEVARAQVKSFQSKKRFAPSSSREPTFGNAPPAKVGRGTSGVNSSGAPRDAQARGNGARNAGGRNIGARGGPIGRGQPRNRPQGGRAIVPQVTCAYCKKPGHSMDSCWKKQGRCLRCGSSEHQISGCPKVQEGTPQKARPNTSGGSRPTVPARVYAIDDQPVPDSSEVVEGTLPICHRLAKVLIDPGATHSFVNPSFMSGIDVQPVRLPFDLEIMTPMGNRKVITSLAYKNCEFYIGEQKMLVDLIGLDIKGYDVIIGMDFLGHHHAKLDCRAKVVEFCIPGEATLRLDVKGRLASSAMISGIRARKMLSKGAQGFLAFLINTPSDQVKLEDVPVVREFPDVFPEKLKALPPEREVEFKIDMRIFKKYLDQFVVVFIDDILIYSKTQEEHVKHLEIVLQILREHKLYAKFSKCEFWLEEISFLGHKVSKDGIAVDPAKVEAVMNWKRPETPTEIRSFLGLAGYYRRFIQDFSKIAGPMTELTKKGNKFIWTPKCESSFQELKRRLTSAPVLVLPDGNEGYAVYSDASGEGKANVVADALSRKAQIAGLMVKEWDMLEEISNWNPRLEKLKILFGNLSLKSPLLERIKEAQESDPVIQKNLEKVQKGEILDFKLGAEGVLRFRDRIVIPADEEIRKEILEESHRSKYTIHPGVTKMYHDVKSLYWWEGLKKDVAEYVQKCLTCQQVKAEHQKPSDTSA